GTCCCTGGCGATACGAGGCCGGGGTCATGCCGGTCCACCGGCGGAAGGCCCGGTGGAAGGCGCTCGGCTCGGAGAAGCCGAGGAGGAAGGCCACCTCCGCGATGGGGAGGCGGCGGTCGCCGACGTAGCTGCGGGCGAGGTGCGACCGCGTCTCGTCGAGCAGCGCGCGGAAGGTGGTGCCCTCCTCGTGCAGCCGGCGGCGGAGGGTGCGCTCGCTCACCGCCATGCGCTTGGCGAGCTCGGGCAGGCTGGGGATCTCGTGCGGCAGCGCCTCGGCTACAGCGCGTCGCGCCTGTTCGAGGAGCGACGTCGTGGCCGGGGCCTTGCGTGCGAGCGCGTCGTTTGCCAGGCCGCGCAGGAACATGCCGAGCTGCTCGTCGGCGCGCGGCAGGGCCGTGGCGAGCTGCTCGTGCGAGAAGCGCAGGTGGATCGTCGGCTGCCCGAAGCGCACCTGCACGCCGAAGAAGGCGTCGTGTCCCGAGGTGTCCTCGGGGCCGGGGTGCGTGAAGCAGACCTCGAGCGGGATCAGGTTCTGCTGCGTGACGAGCCGCACGCTGTGGAGCAGCTCGGCGAGCGTGGACTCGGCGGTGCAGCGCAGGCCCGGCCGGTCGGGGAAGGGGGTCCGGTAGATGACCTCCATCCGCCCGTCCTCTCGCAGCTCGAGCGCCGGGTCGTCGGTCCACAGGCGCAGATAGCGCGTGACCAGCCGGAGCGTGTCCCCGAGGTTCGCGCAGTTCATGCACACGAACCCCACGAGGCCGTAGTCGCCCGGCTGAAACCGCGTGGCCGGCTGAAGGGCGACGTCCGGCCGCGGGCAACCGGCGATCACGGCTTCCCACAGGGCGTGGAGCATCGGCAGCGGCACGCGGGCGTCGGCGTCGTCGCACACGCTGGCGTCGAAGCCCGTCGCGGCGCAGAGCGCCTCGGACGGAATTCCGAGCTCGCTGGCCGTGACCAGCAGCTTCTTCAGCGCACCGCTAGAGATCGTGGGAACGCTGGATGCCATGCGGGATGTCGTCGACGGTAGCAAAACCGAGCCCAGCTCGACAAGCGGCGGGGCGTCTTGAGGTGCAGGGGGATGCGATACAGGGGTCGGGGCCATGGGACCTGCTCACCTTGGCCGGGCTGCCGCACCGGCCTCCGAGGGGGCCTTGGCCCGGACAGACCATCCCCCCGCTGGTGCCGCCGCCTGCCGCAGCTTCAGCCCTTGTCGATCGGCTGCAATGTTTGTAGTCCCACTATGGACGACATCCCCCTTCAGATCCTTGACCGAAACGGCCAATGGGTTGGCGAAATTGGCCAGACCACTTGGCTTTCCGGTGCTGAATCGCAACGTTCGTTGGTTACCGAATCGGCCAACACGCGTTGTATGACACGCCGCGTGAGCGGAGCGCGTCAAGGCCTCCGTCGAAAAGACGGGCGGCGTCGTCGAGGATCGCGTCCAGCTCGGGGATGCCCTCTACCGCGTAGATCGCCTTGCGAAGCTGCGCGGCGCCGGGCCACTCGCGCAGGTACCAGGCGGCGAACTTGCGCATCTCGATCACCGCGCGCGTCTCGCCTTCGATCTCCAGGTAGAGCCCGAGGTGGCGGCGGTACATGCCCAGCCTCTCGGTCGGCGTGGGGAGAGCCGGGATCGGCTGCCCCTCCCACCAGGCGCGCACCCGCGAGAAGAGCCACGGGTCGCCGCAGGCCGCGCGACCGATCATCACCCCGTCGGCGCCCGTGACCTCGAGCGCTCGTTCGAGCGACGGCAGATCGACGATGTCGCCGTTCGCGATGACCGGCACGGCCACGGCCTGCTTCACGCGGCGGATGCTCTCCAGGTCCACCGTGCCGCCGAAGCGCTGCTCGCGCGTCCGGCCGTGCACCGTGACGGCCACGGCCCCCGCGTCCACCACGCGCGCGGCCAGCTCGGGGGCGTTCTTGCTCGCCTCGTCCCAGCCGGTGCGCATCTTCACCGTCACGTCGGCGCGCTCGCCGACGCCCTCCCGCACGGCGTGGACGAGCTCCACCGCCAGGGTGGGTTCGCGCATCAGCGCGGCGCCGCACGAGCCCTTGGTCACCTTCTTCGCGGGGCAGCCCATGTTGATGTCCACGAGCGGGGCGCCGAGGCCCACGACCAGCGCGG
The sequence above is a segment of the Deltaproteobacteria bacterium genome. Coding sequences within it:
- a CDS encoding AraC family transcriptional regulator — translated: MASSVPTISSGALKKLLVTASELGIPSEALCAATGFDASVCDDADARVPLPMLHALWEAVIAGCPRPDVALQPATRFQPGDYGLVGFVCMNCANLGDTLRLVTRYLRLWTDDPALELREDGRMEVIYRTPFPDRPGLRCTAESTLAELLHSVRLVTQQNLIPLEVCFTHPGPEDTSGHDAFFGVQVRFGQPTIHLRFSHEQLATALPRADEQLGMFLRGLANDALARKAPATTSLLEQARRAVAEALPHEIPSLPELAKRMAVSERTLRRRLHEEGTTFRALLDETRSHLARSYVGDRRLPIAEVAFLLGFSEPSAFHRAFRRWTGMTPASYRQGRA
- the dusB gene encoding tRNA dihydrouridine synthase DusB, whose translation is MTDSRLAHAPTPSQPAATRPPALQLGRVRVWPPVLQAPMAALTNLPMRTLAEEAGCGLTVTEFLAAPALAARRPKMVRKLTASRDDRPYSVQIFGRDPNEMRRAAALVVGLGAPLVDINMGCPAKKVTKGSCGAALMREPTLAVELVHAVREGVGERADVTVKMRTGWDEASKNAPELAARVVDAGAVAVTVHGRTREQRFGGTVDLESIRRVKQAVAVPVIANGDIVDLPSLERALEVTGADGVMIGRAACGDPWLFSRVRAWWEGQPIPALPTPTERLGMYRRHLGLYLEIEGETRAVIEMRKFAAWYLREWPGAAQLRKAIYAVEGIPELDAILDDAARLFDGGLDALRSRGVSYNACWPIR